The DNA window TCAAAAAGTCGGTTTTGTTTAACTGACTAATTTACTCGACTTCATTATCTTTCACAATCCGTGCTCACAAGACTTTTGATATGCTTTCAATAAACAATATCTGCGACacactttttgggggggatgttCGGTATAAATTTAAACTAGATTTGGAGGTGAAATAGTTCAACTGTCTTAGCTTCAGTGGTTTTAGTGCCTAGCAGAAGTTTACCCTCTAGTTGCCGACTGATTTCACACTGCAGCAACCACAATTTAGAAAAAAACGTTTCCGTAAAGGTCGAAGAGGATGTCTTCATTGATCACAACTTGATTACATATAATGTAATTGTAGATTCTTTAAATGTTgggtaatgtaaatgtattgcctGATGTGAAAAGTCTTCTGTCTTTTATAGTACTGTGGCACATTACTTTCAGAAAGTCTAAGGGCAACTTGAAACATGTCTcttgcatagttttttattgaaTTCACTGGTGTAAAACCACTAAACTGAAAATGTACAATAattaatgttgtgttttgttgattAAACCATATGTATGTTGTCATGTTCACGAGAAAAACATTTTGAATCAATGGTTGTGTGGTGAGAGATAGCCTATATCTAAATGAATACACAATGGAATGTTTTGAACAAAAGACAAAACCCCCGGCCACTGAACCAAGAAAAACAATGCAGAACAAGACATTCAACATCAAaatcattgggcctcattctcgaaaatgttctgaagtttcttctgaaatgtttcttacgggcttctcAAAAACAACGCAAGAAAAAGACATCCACCAAATTCATggacgcttgaaaatgtgtgccGCAAAAAATTCTGAGCTGTGCTAGTTTTTTTTAAGTTGAAAGCACGTCCTCCTgttcctgaatttgcatacatacacgccctgacagctccttataatggcacgcaacagcagtgacgtgtgcattcagaatcgacacaattaggtAAGCAAAcagaacgcaagttatgtccaagcgaaaagcaaccagTGCACAGGTGCATCAGTGCAACATCatgataatggccgggtttcccagattcgttaagaagctcttaacgctaagaaaAGAGCGTTAAGAGcgttcttaagagcgttctaagagcgttctagagctccactggatctaacagtgtgcacactacaGTAAggataattattataattatttaaatccgaggatgtctgttatggcaagccgtttgatcatttaaccaatgaattgttgatatccagaattcaaattgttgatatccagaattgaattcttgacatccaaaatgcaattcttgaaattcttggatatcaagaattcattggttgaTTGGTTCTCATAACTTGATTAAACCTCAAAcacagagttttcttaaatgcgattcctttgatccttgtggttttttaaggaatcacatttgagacaactctggccgatttacgactgctatttcgagttcggaaagtcttttgtagttcagaacaaatcccagatgagaaaacgtTAATGAATGCAAAATATTTTCcaaaatccaattcagaagaaattccttcttaaattcttattaactgcgttcgagaatgaggcccaatgtatTTTTGAGCTTCAGGGTGCCATTTGTCTATAAAAATCTTTAGTATATGTTTGTTCATAAAGCAGAAAATGATGTCTAAAGTCAGATCttagtgtgtcctgtgtgcttgGTTCTGTTAAGTTGCAGAAAACATGTTTTCCGAAGTACATTTGAATAGCTTCCGCTGATAGTTTTTGATCTTCATATTGGTCTGCAGTAAAAGGATATCTTTATGTATGACagtatactgtacagtataatGTATAAATATTCTCCTTCTCACTCAGTGCCATGGTACCTCAGTAAGGTAGATATGATCATCCTCCGTTTGCATATGACGAGGCCtcacatttatttaaaacatcAAGCCCAGAGCCTGCCGTGCAGACCGAACATAACAACATCCTCTCGGAAGCCCACAAGACTTCCTCTTAACAGCCACAACTTCTTTAGAACCACGGGTACACGGGTGGTCAGACTCTTCCACCCCGAGAGTTGCCATGACTGCTGCAGGTGTGATCGTCTACATAGTTCTCGAGGTTCTCATCGCCGTCACCTGTTGCTTGGGCAACTTGATGGTGATCTTCGTGGTGTGGTCAAGTAGGACTCTCCGCCAGCCCACCTTCTGCTTCCTGGTGTCTCTGGCGGCGGCAGACCTCCTGGTTGGCGTGGTGGCGATCCCTCTGGCAGTGGTGGTGGACGGCCACGTGTGGACCTCCTTCCAGGACTGCCTCCTCGTCAGCTGTGTGGTCCTCCTGCTGACCCAGGCCTCCACCCTGTCGCTGCTGGCCATCGCCGTGGACCGTTTCCTGCGTGTGATCATCCCCCTCAGGTCTGTGTTCATCCAGCACTCGCTTTTATCACGGTTCTTACCTCCCAAGGCATAACCTCCACTATGCATCGTGTTTAAGTAATAAGCAATCATTCCAGCATCATGGTTGAGAATCAAGATGTGGTTTGATGAGTGTGTCTTGTTATAGTTGGTGGTTGGAAGGACGCTTTTATACAAAGCTATGTACAGTACAGGGAAAAGTTCAAACCTGCAACTTCTTGATCTGTATTTTCATTTGCTCTAATCTCTGTGCTGCCACCCACTCCACTCTCTGTTCTTCTTTCCTGTTTCTTTCTATTTATCTTCAGGAAACACAGCAGCTGCAAACAGAGCAGGGTTCTCAATCCTCACGCATTGACCATGAGATACACACATTTCAGCTCCTTCACACACCACACCTAGCATTTCACACGCTGAGAAGGCAACGAGTTAAGGTTCTCGGGAACCGGATGTTCGTTACTAGGCAACCAACATACAAGCGAACACACTCgtcttgtggggggggggggggggggggggcgttatcCAAGCTTTTGATAGAACTGGACGACCCTTCAAACTACAATCCCTTGGACTCTCGCCATTCTTATATCTTCCTATGAAACCTTCAGGGGTGTAGAAGACAAATTGCAGATACCACATACTTCTGAATTTTAGATATTAAAAATGCTTTTGATTTTTCTCCCAGCTGGACTTAATTGCTGGACAATAATTTTCTGGCATGGTTTAATACAAATCAAGCCCTTGCAAGTATTTGCAACATTTGCAATCATTAACTGACCCGGGTGTCCTATCTTTATTTGTAGTTACTTCATATCGTGAAGAAACAGACATTACATACTGCATTCATACAGTCGACGAATATGCAGATGTTACAGACGACATTTGACTTGGTTCAACAGGTACAAGAGGATAGTGACCGAGAGGCGATCCTGGATGGTGGTGGCAGCGTGTTGGTGCGTTGCCATTGTTCTAAGCTTCACACCCATGTTTGGCTGGCACAACCAGGAGACTGTCAACTCCACGTCTGTCAACTCCACGTCTGTCAACTCCTCCAGCATCTGCTGCACGTTCGTGGCTGTGATCCCCATGTCCTACCTCGTGTACTTTAGCTTCCTGTTGTGTACCCTCACCCCCCTGCTGATCATGGCTGGCCTGTACTGTTATGTATTCGTTACCATCGCGAATATCTTGAAAGAGAAGGTGGGAGAGAGTCCCCAGATCCCCCtccggccccagccccggccccagtcTTACTTCCAGAAGGAGAGGAAGCTAGCAGGCTCCTTGGCTCTGGTTCTGGCTCTCTTCGCGGTCAGCTGGCTCCCTCTGCACATCATGAACTGCGTCGCCTACTGGGGCTCATACGTGCCCGACGAGGCCTTCTACGTGGGCATCCTGCTATCCCACGCCAACTCTTCCATGAACCCCGTGGTGTACGCTCTGAAGATCCCCAAGATCAGGCTGGCCTACCGCCAACTCTGCAGGAGCTGCCTGGCCTGCGTGGAGGAGGCAAACCAAACGAGCCAATCAGAGAACAAGACCAGCAGCAATTCAAACAGTGGAGCCAAATGATGTGGTCCGATCGTGTGGCTAGATATTACAGGGTAGCTTATCGTATGATGGGGAGCTTATTTCCTTATTGTCAACTTCAGTTTCACTTTTGAATGAATGCAAATGAGTGCAAATGGTGTTCCTCGAGGTAGGAAAGGCCGTTGATATGTCATGGAATACAGTATAACATTGTTATGTAGCCCTGTGGGATTTTGGGGTATTGTCATAATCATTGTATTTTAatttgtttactttatttgaaATTGTACAATTTATAATGTTAAatattgtagcgacccacggattggtcgcgtgttaactcgcgctgttggcgcaaaggattgtgggtggcgcaattcacatacttgtttcatgtttggttaatgttgtatgcatgtttgagttgagtgttgttgttctgtcaattaggtttgtcagtggatgatgtatggatattagtaactataagttatcgttgttgccataactgtgaattgtatgtgagttaatgacttgttgttggcattcacatgtgattggtggtgtagtaataaaacctgtagtcgagcggtgtatgggacacaggataaaaaggtcttcttctctgcgtccgattattacgcatccactccaatatagacccctagcgccatcgttacattggtgtcagaagtgggatggcgcaaccacgcaggatggaggaagaaatcgcagatcttgaagagaccattaagaggactcagctacacctggagaaacgtaggctgaagatggagcgttccagggcaagaacgtcgtcccacgctgatgggtccagtgtgccacggccttgtcgccccctagagcccgggagtggaaccacagaacacacagccatagctgtggacatccaacctgacctacctggggcgtccccacaggtggatgttggggccatcctgccccgttccactgccatgccaagaacaccagcgaaggtgcccaagttcaatggagagacgctcctggagccatatcttgcccagttccagttggcagtgtggcatggtggttggagcagcgaggaagccgccactcatcttgccctggcgctggagggaaatgcgctgcaggtgctcctggatctgaccccgggagaacagcggaacctggagaccttgaccggggccttggagaggcggttcgggcagccaccattccctgaccagagtagggacaggctagccagctgtcgccgccaggagggagggagtttgggcgctttcgccgcagatatccagctctacgcccgccatggctatccaatgttcgacgccgctgcaagaggggagctggctctccatgcattcctcaaggggcttatgccagagcagctacgccagcatgtgcgtctcaccatgcccagaaccctggagggggctcttcaagaagcggtacgggcagaggcggtgctctgcactcaggctgccccacggctgtcccttccacacgtccgggccatcgactgtgagggtgaggaggccgagccagtttgtcaggtgcagtttcagcggcggccagccccagctgggaaccgtcgacctcgatccactcttcggtgctatcgttgtgacgaacctggt is part of the Hypomesus transpacificus isolate Combined female chromosome 9, fHypTra1, whole genome shotgun sequence genome and encodes:
- the LOC124471933 gene encoding adenosine receptor A1-like; the encoded protein is MTAAGVIVYIVLEVLIAVTCCLGNLMVIFVVWSSRTLRQPTFCFLVSLAAADLLVGVVAIPLAVVVDGHVWTSFQDCLLVSCVVLLLTQASTLSLLAIAVDRFLRVIIPLRYKRIVTERRSWMVVAACWCVAIVLSFTPMFGWHNQETVNSTSVNSTSVNSSSICCTFVAVIPMSYLVYFSFLLCTLTPLLIMAGLYCYVFVTIANILKEKVGESPQIPLRPQPRPQSYFQKERKLAGSLALVLALFAVSWLPLHIMNCVAYWGSYVPDEAFYVGILLSHANSSMNPVVYALKIPKIRLAYRQLCRSCLACVEEANQTSQSENKTSSNSNSGAK